The Bos mutus isolate GX-2022 chromosome 11, NWIPB_WYAK_1.1, whole genome shotgun sequence nucleotide sequence GCTGACATTTTATCGTTACGCAGTATCTTTTTCCCAATAGTATTCCTTTTCCGAAGTGTACTTTGTCTGAAGTTGTTATAGCTACTGGAGTTTTCTTTGGATTGATAGTATATACATGGGATACTTCCCCcctatctttttacttttaacctacctcttttattttaaagaaggatTTGTGTAGACAGCCTAAAAGTTGGGTCTTGGTTCTTACCAGTCTGACCATCTCTTCCTTTTAATTGGTGTGTTTAGATCATTTGTATTTAATGTAATTGTTGATATAATTGGATTTCCAtctgttgttcacttgctcagttgtgtccgactctttgcgaccccatggactgcagcatgccagccctccctgtccatcaccaactcccggagcttactcaaattcatgtccattgaatcaatgatgccatccaaccatctcatcctctgttgtccccttctcctcctgccctcaatctttcccagcatcagggtcttttctcataagtcagctcttcgcatcaggtggccaaagtattgcagcttcagcatcagtccctccagtgaatattcagggttgatttcctttatgactgactggtttgatctccttggagtccaggggactctcaagagtctcttccagcACCACGgcttgaaatcatcaattctttggcactcagctttctttatggtccaactctcacatccatacacgactactggaaaaaccatagctttgactagccggGCCTTTGTCGGCATAGTGACGTCTCTGCCTAATTGGCCGTCCAGGGCTTCTGCTCACCGTCACGTTGTTTTCTGTGAGTCCCTTCTGTTTACCCCTCTGTTCCATCCCTGCCTTCTTGGGGTATTTGAATACGGAGTTTGACCTGTTGCACTTGAGATGCCTGTGGGGTGTCGAGGCGGGCTGCATGCTGTGGCTGTCTCCTGTCCAAGGCCTCCCTGAGCTGGTGGGGCCTCTGAGCTCTGAAGCAGGGTCTCCGTGTCCCTGGAGATGCAGGTGCGTCCTGGGCAGTGGCCCGGCTCCTCTGCCTGGGTGCCACTGGGGCTGCTGCTTGGAAAGACAGCCTGGTCCTGAAAAGGACAAGGGCTAATGGGTGAGGGTCAGGGTCTCAGGGGTGGAGTTCGGTGGAGTGTGGGGGCTGGGATGCTGCGCCGTGACGCCCCTTGCCTTCTGCCTCAGACAGCCGAAGAAGGGCGGCAAGCAGGCATCGGCCTCCTACGactcggaggaggaggaggaggggctgccCATGAGCTATGATGAGAAGCGGCAGCTGAGCCTGGACATCAACCGGCTCCCTGGGGAGAAGCTGGGCCGCGTGGTGCACATCATCCAGTCGCGGGAGCCCTCGCTGCGGGACTCCAACCCCGACGAGATCGAGATTGACTTCGAGACCCTGAAGCCCACCACGCTGCGGGAGCTGGAGAGATACGTCAAGTCTTGtttacagaaaaagcaaaggaagccGTTCTGTAAGTTGCCGGGGCAGAGAGTGTTCCTGCCGCCCGCTCCCGTCTGTCTGCCGCTCCCCGGAGCAGAAAGCCAGGCAGCCCCAAGAGTGGTGGGGGGGCAGGCAGTGGGTCGCGGGCTCCAGATTCCTCCCCTGTCTTCCGTCTCACGCCCCCAGGATGCAAGGGTACAGCGTCTGTCTGCTCACCTCGGGATGGGGGGCTTAGCTGAGACGGGCTGCCAGCCACTCCCCAGCCAGAGCCCTTCTTCCCCCTGTTCCTGGGCAGCTGGGCGGCTCTTGTATGCCCCGGCCTTCACTAAAGCAGGCGAGACCCCCGAATtagcccccagcccctgggcaGCTGGGCGGCGCTTATATGCCCTGGCCTTCACCGGTGCAGGCAGGGCCCCGGGGGTCGGCTCCAGCCACGTTCACGCAGATGCTGGCTAAGGCCCTCCATTTAGGGCCTGACTGCAGGTCACCTGTCAATGGTTCCCTGCCTGAGCAGACCAGTTCCCTTTGCCTGGGGTTGAGGGTCCAGAGGACTCCCAGGGTAGACAACTGCACTGGCTCAGGATTCACTGGATTGGAATGAGCCGCTGCCTGGGTCAGTGAGAGGAAGGGCAAGCCCCAGGCAGCCCCTTGGCAGCCCTGAGGACACTCAGGGTGTACTGTTCCTGTGTGTGGCCCCCTCGGGCCGCTGGCCCCTCACTTGCTTTGTGGGGGGCAGCCTTCTGGATGGAGCATCTTGTTGCCCTCTGCGGCCCTGGCACATTTGGCCCTCGGTCAGTGGCCTGTGGACTCAGTGGTGCTGGCGCAGGTGTGCCAGGCGGTGGGCAGGGCTCCCGCGTGGAGCCTTGGGAGAGCCTCGGCCACAGTGAAGGAAAACCAGGAGTTGGAGGAGGGTCCGGGCTTCAAGTCACCCCCGCCTGCAGCAGGGGGTGGTCAGTCCCACCTCAGGAGTTCTGTGACAGTTCCGGGGCTTTGCCCGTGGCAGGGGCTCCATCCGGGTGGGCAGGGGCACCGCCTTGGGGGGCTGGGCATCCGCCTGCCCTGCCCGCAGCCACAGCGCCCTGCTCTCCCACAGCCACGAGCGGGAAGAAGCAGGCGGCCAAGTCGAAGGAGGAGCTGGCtcaggagaagaagaaggagcTGGAGAGGCGGCTGCAGGATGTCAGCGGGCAGCTGAGCAACAGCAAGAAGCCAGCCAAGAGAGGTAGGGCCGCCCCCGTGCTGCTCGGGGCGGGGGAGAGGGCTGCGGCCCccggaaccctggtctccttacCTGCAGCTGGGGCTCCGAGgctgagcaggcagcaggcacgTGGGAAGGCGCCACTCTGCAGAGCTCCTGGGAGCGGCGTTTTGGCCCAGCCGTGGTCCGTGGGGGGCCGGACTCCGTGACGTGGGAGGGACTGGGGCCCACCCTGCAGCTTCGGAGGGTTCTGGCCCCAGCAGTGAGCTTCCTGGTCGCCCGGGAGAAGGACACTAGTGCCCAGCAAGTTAGCCAGCACCATAGGCGGGGAGAGGGGCTGACTGCCAGCCCCGACCGCGTGCTCTGTGGACTTTGGGGTCTCAGTTTCGGTGAGCAGGTGCTTCGACTCCTTGTCTCCTTTCTCTGGAGCCTGTAAGAAAGGGCACGTGCCTTTTTTCCTACCCAGGTGGTGGTCAGATTCTAGGCTCAGTCTTGGCCATGTAGCAGCCGGCTGCCACAGCCTTGCCTGGCCCTGCTTTCCTGGTGCCAGGGTGGGCCTTGGGGCCCTCCCCCTGCCACCGATGGCTGAGTTCCCTTGGATCAGCCCCggagagggcagggcaggtgggcaCGTGGTTACGGCTCAGAGCCGCCTGCCCGGGGCCAGCCCGCCCCCACAGCCCGTCAGTGCCTCTCGGTTGGCGGCGCTCACTCCTTCCCAGGCCCAAGTGGTTTTGGCTTTGCTGGCCTCCGAGCTGGTTCTGTGCTCACTTCTGACACCAGCTGTGTGAGTTCCTCTCACACCAGTTCTCCAGGCTCCAACACGAGCTGGGCATCCAGCCGTTCAGTCAGTGCACTGTCTCCTCGGGGATGGTGCAGAGCCTGCAGGGTGAGGGCTCAGACGCCAGGTGCAAGTTCCCTGCCTCTCCCGTGCCTCTGACTGCCGGGCTGTGAATCGGGAACCCCCACGACCCTCTGCTCAGGTGTGCACACTCGCtggagtggctcacagaactcggGAGTCCTGAGTCTGAATCACATGGTGGTTTGTCATAAAGGCTGCGGCTTGGGGACAGCCAGGTGGGCGGGAGGCACAGGGCTGGGGCTCAGGTCAGGGGCCGGGCGCCCCTCCCAGCACCTGGAAGCCCTCTGCGTAGGGGGTTTCTCTGGAGCTCAGTCTCCTCCAGCTGTCTCCCCTTGGAGGGAACAGACGCCCAGCTCGTGTTGGAGCCTGGAGAACTGGTGTGAAAGGAACTCACACAGCTGGTGTCAGAAGCGAGAGCAGAACCAGCTCAGAGACCAGCAAAGCCGAATGCACTTGGCCTGGGAAGAAGTGAATGGCAGTTCCCTCCCCTCAGAGGTGGTGGCCAGCTGGGGGGCTGGCAGGGTGGGGCGGCGGGGCGAGCTGAAGAGTTCCCGCCCTCCAGTCATGTGGTCTTCCTGGTGACCAGCCAGGGCCGAGGCTCTCAGGGGGTCCCACCCCAGTCACTCGTTAGCATAAACTCAGGTGTGATCTAAAGGGCCCCACTCAGGAGGTCTTGGGGGACCTGGGAGCCCTGTGCCAGGGACATGTACAGGCACCAGACAGACTCCTCGCAGCCTCACCAGTGCGTTGACTCGCATCAGTAGATCTGTTAACATTTTTCAAGTGACCAGGTCAGGATCTGGGTTGGGGGGGATGTGGAGCCAGCACAGGGGCTGCAGGAAAGGCCGCGGGGACGGTGGGGCGGCGGGCCGGTGCGGGGGTGCGCGCCGCTCACCTGTGCGTCTCCCCCAGAGAAGTCGGGCTCCACCGCGTCCGGGGGGCCCTCGcggctcagcagcagcagctcctccgAGTCCGGCAGCAGCAGCACGAGCGGATCCAGCTCCGACAGCAGCGACTCCGAGTGAGCCCTGGACGCGCGCGGCTTGGGACGCAGCCggtggccgccgccgccgcggggaTGCCGCGGCCTTCCCCCCGGCGGTTAATATACTCCTTTCGTTCCATGGCGTGCAGGCTCTCCTTTCACTTCAGTGTTATGGTATCTTCCAGTTCTGGCTTTAATAGGTCAACCAGGATCTTTCTGTGTGTGTCCATTAGACTTTGAGAAGCTGTGAATCGGCATAAGGTCTTTCCTCTGTAACTGAACTCAAGCCCCTTGGAGATGCCGGCTTCAGACGCTAACCTGGTAACCGTAGGAAACGTGTGAGGTGTGGTCTGAAGGTGCTTGCAGAGCCCCTTTCCTTACGCCCGACCTGGTCTGTAGCCCCAGCGAGAACGTCTCCCGAGGAAGTGTCTCGGACGTGGTGCCGCACGCGAAGGCTGTTGGCTTTGCCGACAGGGGTTTGTCTCCGTCTCCGGGGGCCCTGGGCCCTGACCCTTACGTCGAGGGCAGCTCTTTCTGCAGGGGCTGCGGACAGCCAAGCCCACCCCTGCCGTGAGTGAGGGCCAGGGCTGGGCCCCCGCCGGGAGGGGTCCCTGCGGTCCCCAGCCGGAGCTTCTGCTGGTGGGGAGCCGGCGAGGGGGCGTGCAGAGGAGCCGTCTTTCTGATCTCCCGGGAGGAACACGGTGGCTGCGTGCGGCAGCGCGAGGGTTCCCAAACACTGAAACTTTTACctcaactttgaaaaaaaaacagagaaaagatttaaaaaaaaaaaaaggagactctTTTTGTAAGGTTCAGCAATTTTCTACGAAAGGCCAGCCCCACGCGTGTCCCCAGCCCAGCCGCTGCCACGCACTCCGGAACCGTCGCCCCAGTCTcgtgtatatatgaatattttatttattaacatcattggtcttttttttaaaaaaaaaaaagaaagaaaaacaaaaccgcaaaagaaatgcatttaaaaaaaataagaaagagaggaGCAGAGATGCAGGCCTTTTCCGTGGTGTGAGGGGAGCCCAGACCCCGCGGGGCGCGGGCCGCTCGCCCAGGTGCTACCGCCTCCTGCCCCGCGCGGTGCTGAACCTCGTCTGCGTGCTCGTCTCGGGGCTGCGGGGTTTCTGTTCTCGTTCTTTctcgtgtgtgtgcgtgcgtgtgcgtgtgtgtgtgtgtgaaatctgGAGACTCACAGGTAATAGACAACTTCCGGCTGCAGcacattctcattttttttttttttttaattttgtttagctCTTTTATATTCACTTCCGATCTCTCTTAGGACTGTTTTAAAAAGGACTTCGATTTAGGGAACCCCAGTTATATAATATAAACTTTGTAATCtgcgagaaaaagaaatgtatagtAAATCTAAGTCTTGATTTTTACCTttctattgtaaaaaaaaaaagtaataataatatacaGAGTTTAACAGAAGGTTATGTTTCGGTTTTGTTTTCTCCAGAGGCTGCCCCCTGAGCGCGGGGTACCCACCACACCGCCTGCCTAGCTCTGAGCCGCGTGGCTCTGGCCAGGGGTTCATGGCCCCCAGTGGGGcatccctcacccccacctccagggagGGGGTGGCCCCTGCTGCCCCACCGCGTCTCCCGGCTGCCAGCCGGCAACGGCATGGCCCGGGCTGGAGGAGCCTCTGGCCCCAGGAGGGCTCCCTCCCTCAAGACTGCATGGGGGCTTCTCAGTTAGCACAGAAATGACGGGACCTCAccgaggcaggggctgggggtggggctgggggcggccCAGCCGCTTGTCTGAGGTCGCGTTCTTCCCGACAGCCCTTCTGGATAGATCAGGGCACCAGCTGCTGGCGTCCTAACAGGTGGTGGTTCTAAAAATCCCTAACATCCACTTGGATGCCACCAACCTTGATGGCTGACGAGCCCTCTGATGGGGTAGAACTCTGATGAAACGTGCTTggggggttgccatttttctgACCGCCGCTGATTCTGACCTTTGGTGAGTGTTGAGCCAGTTCATTCGACTTttcattgtaataaaaatataaatggattttaaacttgccattttttttaaagctgcccTGTTTTTCAAAGGTGTTTTCTAAACAGATCTTTAATGGAGTAAAAACTGACTTTAAGGACTTAGTGCACGCTGGAAGGTCTTGAAGCAGGATCTCATGGGCGACAGGCAAGAGGCACAGGTCTGGGTGACAGACAGACCCGAGCCAGGGGGCTGGAGGTGCTGGGAGCTGCCGGGGGTGCCCTCCAGCTGCCAGTGGGGAGGGTCGCCCTTGCCAGCCGCTCAGCAGGGGACAGGGGGCCCCAGTGCTGGGCGCAGTGGGAGCAGTTCCTATCCGCTGGTTTCCAGGTGTGAGAGGGGTTCTCAGCCgcctcccctcctttcctctgaAAGATCTGCTGGCTCTGATGCTGCCGGAGAGCTGAGCCATGTAggtcagtggttttttttttcccttaggctTTCTGTCCAGACTCAAAACTGATTTCAGAGTTTTGGGGGACTCCCTCCACCCCCTGACGTCAGCCTATGGGTGtttgctgttttcatttcttttgtgttgGGCAAGTGAAATTGTTCTAGTTTTCCTAGAACTAGAGGGCAGCCCGTAGAGGGTTAGGAACCGTGTTCAGTGGGTCGCACCCATGCAGGACTCGAAATTGTGGCTTTCAAACAGTCTCCCCGACCCCTGGGGGCCGAGGGGGTGGCTTTGGCCGTGAACTGAATTCCAGAAACCCTTGCTCACTCATCTTGCTTACAGACTGTTAAGATgcgttttcttttttgtttgctttttgttcttttgcaACATTCACATCTTCTACAgttttggtggggggtgggggggaacacCGCCCACAATAAAGGCTTCGTTACATCCAGCGTAGCGCTGTTCCCTGATACTGGCATAACACTTCCaggaagttttcctttttttatatttaaaatgttacttttctgTATGATGTGCATGCAAGTTTACCGTaacttttcttaaactttttagtGCCGTTTCTAGTATATTCCTGTAAATGTCAGTTACTGAAAATGAGTCCGATGTAAGTAGTTTTAGCTTGTCTACTGCAGTGCTGGCCTCATCACGACAGAATAGAAGTGGTAGAAAGTACTGTTTCTGGTGATCATGGACCCTTCTCCTGgggcatttgttttgttttcataataaaaggagaaaaaaaaaagaggcaccGTCTCTGCTTTCTGGGCTCCCAGCGCTCCCCTGGCTGGTgtgtgatgggggagggggcctTCGTTTTAACATCATGTAGTTCCTGGTGGGAATGCCCGGAGCGTCCCAAAGGGGTCTCAGCCGGCCCAGTGGCTGTGGTCCTCAGCCCGGGTTGGGGAGGCCCCAGGACCTCGGGAGCCCTGTGTGATGCCTTTTCAGGCCAGTGGCTGCACAGTGGCTGCTCCCGTGGCTGACCTGcaggcaccccaccccaccccccggcctGGTTATCTGGCGCTCCCACTGGGCCCTCCGTCTACACTAAGGTGCTTCCTGAGACCACAGGCGTCCAGTGCTCGTCCGCTGGCCCGAGGATGTTTCCGAGAAACTGCATCGGGCAGTGTACACGCTGAGGTTTCTTCCAGGCGGCCTGGAACCCGGCAGCAACAGATCAAGGAGGTGTCGAGACAAGTGCGggttctgacactgttttcaaatCGTGACTGTTGGAGCCAGGCCTTGCAGTGGGGTGCTGTCCAGGCCCAAGGCCACCCTCCCGTGTTCCCTTGGCACATGTCACCCAGCCTGAGTTCCCCAAGGTCAGGGACTGAGCACATCTACCTCAGTGTCCCAGCCCCAGCGGGGAAGGCCAGGTGCGCAGGCCAGCTGCTCACCAAGCAGCTCGGTGCCTGCTCTCCTGTCTTTGCCACCACCTCTGTGACTGCAGCTGACCAGCCATGGCCCATTCCTCGGTCAGTCTAGGGAGAGGCACAGGCATTCCAGCTAAGTCAGAACTTTGCTTCCTTCCTGAGCTGGACTTAAGTCGGAGGACTACAGAGAGGCCTCTCTCCTAGGCGATTCCAGTGTCCCGGCGCCTGGACGGGCGAGCCTTTACTGCTCAGGCCCGACTCTACAGGAGACGGGCTTCCTCTTCATCTCCGGGAGCCACTTAAAGGAACTCTGTCTTCCAGGCTCCCGGCCAGAGGCGGCAAGAAAGCCGAGGCTCTATCAGCGAGAACCAGGCCTCTGGCTGGACGTGTGACCGTCGGGGAATGCAGTCTGACCCGGCCTTCCCGTCTGGATGCTGTCTGCTGACGAGCTTGCACGCCTGCACGAGGAGCCGCGCACACGGAAGCCCTGGGTGCACTGTGTGCATGCCAGCAGGACGGTCTCTGCCCGCCCACGGGCTCCGCAGAGCGCTGCCTGCCCTGCGGTTCTTAGCAGTTGTTCGGCGTTAGTGTTTTAACAAAAACCCTGGAAGCCAAGGCAGGATATTATGAACAAACAGATCGAAATTTGGAGTGAGGAAGGAAGGAGCCTCCTGAAggagatttatttaaaaagaaaattcagcttCGGCAAGACACGTCTGCATTCACCTTGCTACACAGACTTTAATTACAGCAAATCCCTTAAACTGACTCATAAACCTGCCCACACGGGGGGCCAACACACATCAAACACTGCAGGTGGCCGGGGGCTGCAGCCCGGAGCAGAGGCCGAGCTGCTGTCGGCTGAGAGCCTGCCTGTTTCAGCTCTGTGATTAAACCTGAGGTCACTTAGCAGCTGACGTGTAACTTCATAATTGGGGGCTTCCCCTCCCTAAGTAAAAGGATGCCTTGCCCACAGCCCCCAGCATCAGGGAGCTAGTGCAGACACCGTCACAGTGCATCGCGGGCGACGATCGCTTTGGTAACAACTCAAACTCAAGTGCCACAGAGCTCCTGCTGAAATGCTGCTGCCAACGACCTGTTCAGGGTAAAACCACTGTGGTCCCGCTGATGGATTTCCGATCCTACATGACGccaattcacttttttttttttttttttaaatatttgacccATTCTTCACCAGGCAGGAGGGACTACTAGAGAGAACCTGTAAGAATGTGAAAAGGTTGTGTGTACCTGGGGTATCTCTCTCGCGTGACTTACTTGGAAGCGTGACCAGGACAGCATAGCTGGGCCTAGGCTGTGCTTGCAGCGCCTGCAGGGTCAGGACGGGGTCCAGAAGTCCACCCATCACCCCGACTGTGAGTGGGCGGGGTGCCACCTCTGGGGTTTGGGGGCTCTTCTATCACAGCTCAGCCTTCACATTCCCTGTCAGAATCTCCCAGTGAGGGCTAGGGATCAGCAAGGCGGCCTGGTGCCTGGGCTCAGATTTTCACCCCAGAATTACATTATAGAACAAAACTTGGACTGCCCCGTGTCCCGCGAGACGTCCAGCTTGTTTCTGTCCCGGACGAGGATGGCCTCGTTCCCGTACTGTGAGTACCACATGCTTCGGCTCCTGCTTAGGTACGTCCCGGGCAGAGCGGATgccagcttctgctgctgctgttgccagATGAGCAGGGAGGTGTCCCGGTACCGGAGCCGGGCGTAGCTTTCAGACAGAGCTTTCTCTGCCAGCGGGACGCGGCCACTCATCACTGGCCAGAACCTCCCTGCTCCTGGGCTCCTGCACAGCAGCCACCTGCTCTGCACTAAATGCACTAATGAATGAGCTTTGCAGCAGCTGGGCGTGAGGATTCCTTCTTTAACTTAATGGTAACGAGGAACTCAGGCCATTTGCAGGCAACACCCTTTATGAGGGCTCTTGGCGAGGAAACTGGAGAGGCGTCTCCAAGCATTCTGAAGACAGCCAAGAGCCACGCGTGAGTCGGCAGGCAGGTCGGCGGGGCCCCGGCCGCAGCGTGTCCCCGTGACGGCTGTGTGCTCTGTGTCAGCTGTGCCGATGACAGGGACGAGGCTCTCACCGCAGGCAGGACTTGTCAGGTGCCCACTGCGAGTCTGACGCCGTGCCTCAGACCACTGCCTCTGAAGGCACACGTCCGCTGTCCTGCATGAGAAGGCATTGTGCACTAGGCCGAAACTGACAGCAGCTGCCCTGAGAACTGCCCTCCTGATCTGTGCCTGGGTCAGCTTTCAGCAGCACAGAGGCGGTGCGGTCCCTGCCAGGGGTGTGGAACCAGCTTTTTGTGCAGGGCTTCCTTCTGGCTAGCCTTCAGCTCCTCCGCAAGGTGAAGCTACAAAGAAACCAACCTGCCGTCAGGTGTACGGAGAGGAAAGGACGCCGGCGGTCCTGGCAGGGCTTAGGGCACGGGATCCTTCTTAACTCTTGGGATCAGAGCCCTTAAGCCAAGCCACCCAGCCCCATGCTCCCACTATTTCGGTTGCTCCCCGGTGACGCAGTGAGCTTGGGTTTAAGAGGCAGAAGGATGCCTCATCCTAGTTCTTCTGTGAACTACGggggtggtgctggggaaacCCCTTGCTGGAGAGCTAACGTCCAGGGAGAGCTGAGAGATAAGTTCTAAGAATCTGACGGGGCGCAGAAGGAACCTGCCCACGTTGGTACCCACCCAGCGCCCCCTTTCTCCTCCGAGCAGCCGGGAGGGCCCTGAACCCGAAGGAAAAATGACGTCAGGGGAAACCCGAACAGGGCGCATCCTCAGTAGCCCCAGCCCGGCTCTCCCAGCCGCGCAGTTCTCCCTTCCGTGCGGCCCGCGCCCCCGTCGACCAGCCGCGTCCTCGCGACCCGCTGagcccccgccgccccgcccacGGCGCGTCCCCACCGCCTCCCCAGCGTCCCGGGCGCCCACTCGCCCGGAGGCGCCCCGCAGCCCCCTGTGACCCGGCCCGCGGCCCGCCCGGTCACCTGGCCCGCGCCCCGGGTCGTCCTGCCCCGGCCACCCGCGCGGCGGGGCCTCGGGGACGCGCAGGGCGGTGCCAGCGGGCGGAGGGGCCGCGTCTCCATGGCAGCGCCGCAGGCATGCCGAGCCGAGCCCTGAGGCCAGGCAGGCGGCGCGCCGAGCCGGAGCCATCGATGGCtccgcggggcggggccgggggcggggcttcCTGCTCGAGCAGAGGCTGCAGCGGGAGCCTGACCTCCCACGGTTCCTGCTGGTCTTTGCATCATATTGCTTGTCTCTTTGTGTGGCTGCTTGCgtacttctggggcttcccttgtagctcagtcggtaaagaatatgcctgcagtgcaggaatcctgggttcaatccctgggtcgggaagatcctctggagaaggaaatggcaactcactcccgtattcttgcctgggagatctcatagacagaagagcctggtgggctgcagtccatggggtcgggcaCGGCTGGGTGACGAACACTTACTCGCGTCCTTCTGCCACTGCTGTTGCTGTCGCTCCTAGCATTCTTGCTCCTAGTGAGCGATACcgttattttgtaataattacaTGTTGTTCTCAGTCTGGGCTCCCACTCACCCCTGTCAACCAGCCGGGCCAGGTCCCCATTCTTCCGCACCCGGCCTCCAAATCGTATTCCAGTAACACGCTCCTTTCGTATCTTCCCCTTTCCTTACTGAACTTTCCTTactgagttttatggtttctggccactccagtactcttgcctggaaaatcccatggacggaggggcctggtaggctgcagtccatggggtcgctaagagtcggacacgattgaagtgacttggcagtggCGGCAATGCTAACTAAGGAAGTGGACAGAAGGGACGTTCATCGAACACTGAGCCCGCCATCATAGGATCCACGTTCTTGACGTTCTTTGCAAGGACACAGAACATATACAGAAGCTGATCACAGGCCAGACCATAGATTAGTTTCAATATGTTTCAAAGCATATAAGTCCTACCTGGAAAGGGTCACAGGAAACGTAGTCTATGAAACAGCAATAAAAAGGTAACTAGAAGAAAACccatatatttgattattttgaaatatattcccAAGCCCATTCAAGGATACCAAAAAGCAACCTCTGAATTTCTTACGGGTCAAAGAGAAACTCACAATACAAATGTTAAACTATTTTAACGGAATGGTGATAAAAGtacaatatatcaaaatttgtgggatgcagtTACAATCACTCCTGGAGGGAAGTTTAGAGTCTAAAATGCATAtacaagaaaatatacatatatatggtgtGTTTGTGGCATATATGGAAGCTCTGTATTgtctttgcaatttttctgtaaatctaaaaccgtcccaaattaaagtataaaagcttatttttaaaattagtgaaaAGGAAAGTCACAGAGGTGAGAAAAAATTA carries:
- the BRD3OS gene encoding putative uncharacterized protein BRD3OS, translating into MSGRVPLAEKALSESYARLRYRDTSLLIWQQQQQKLASALPGTYLSRSRSMWYSQYGNEAILVRDRNKLDVSRDTGQSKFCSIM